In one Elusimicrobiota bacterium genomic region, the following are encoded:
- a CDS encoding P-II family nitrogen regulator, protein MKEIKAVIKPHKAEEVLRDLHAISNLPGCIVSQVKGYGRSPKSPNGDVLESDEWTKLELVVSDRMVETVLKTIQSRAHTGNKGDGKIFVIEAVDALAIRTGKRGDEAI, encoded by the coding sequence ATGAAAGAGATTAAGGCTGTTATCAAACCCCACAAGGCGGAAGAAGTGCTCCGAGACCTTCACGCCATTTCCAACCTCCCTGGCTGTATCGTCTCCCAGGTCAAAGGCTACGGGCGTAGCCCCAAAAGCCCCAACGGCGATGTATTGGAGTCGGACGAATGGACCAAGCTTGAGCTTGTCGTTTCGGACCGAATGGTGGAAACCGTGCTCAAGACCATCCAATCCCGCGCCCATACCGGGAACAAGGGGGACGGCAAGATCTTCGTGATCGAGGCCGTGGACGCCCTTGCCATCCGCACGGGCAAACGTGGAGATGAGGCCATCTAA
- a CDS encoding cation transporter translates to MSSCHDHDCLSSPLREDHIRVLKIVLAVNLAMFIVEAVGGLFFRSVALLGDSMDMLEDALVYAVSLYVMDRSSRWKAGAALGKGLVMLLLGLGVLGQTVHHAFSGVVPFAGGMGAVGVAALAANALCLLLLYKHKDDDINMRSTWLCSRNDVLANLGVMLAAALVLWLGSPWPDIVIGGVIAAMILISSIGILREALHELKEKQTP, encoded by the coding sequence ATGAGTTCATGCCACGACCACGACTGCCTTTCATCGCCCCTGCGGGAAGATCACATCCGCGTCCTTAAGATCGTCCTGGCCGTCAACCTCGCCATGTTCATCGTGGAGGCCGTGGGCGGCCTGTTTTTCCGTTCCGTGGCGCTCCTGGGTGACTCCATGGACATGCTTGAAGACGCGCTGGTTTATGCCGTCAGCCTGTACGTCATGGACCGAAGTTCCCGATGGAAGGCTGGGGCGGCCCTGGGAAAGGGACTCGTCATGCTGCTCCTGGGACTGGGCGTCCTGGGACAAACGGTTCACCATGCCTTCTCAGGTGTCGTCCCGTTCGCCGGGGGCATGGGTGCCGTGGGCGTCGCCGCCTTGGCTGCCAACGCTCTCTGTCTCCTCCTGCTTTACAAACACAAAGACGACGATATAAACATGCGTTCTACTTGGCTCTGCTCCCGCAACGACGTGCTTGCCAACCTGGGCGTCATGCTCGCCGCCGCCCTGGTTCTCTGGCTCGGTTCTCCCTGGCCGGACATCGTTATCGGGGGCGTCATCGCCGCCATGATCCTGATCTCCTCCATCGGCATCTTGAGGGAAGCCCTCCACGAGTTGAAGGAAAAGCAGACCCCATGA